The Choloepus didactylus isolate mChoDid1 chromosome 13, mChoDid1.pri, whole genome shotgun sequence genome contains a region encoding:
- the LOC119507830 gene encoding immunoglobulin-binding protein 1-like: MAAAEDKSLLPRLPELFETSKQLLDEVEVATEPTGSRVVQDKVFKGLDLLEKAAEMISQLDLFSRNEDLEEIASSDLKYLMVPAFQGALTMKQVSPSKRLGHLQQAREHFLNYLTQCHYYHVAEFELLQIKNNSAENNTASSSMAYPSLVAMASQRQAKIERYKQQKEIEHRLSTLKPSVESGEADDERVREYYHLHLQRWIGISLEEIESIDQEIKILREKDSSKEASTSRSSLQDRRPVKPFILTRDVAQAKVFGAGYPSLATMTVSDWYDQHRKYGALPDQGIAKTTEFKKAPQQQEDEEPKEEDPDGETLHRAREWDDWKDTHPRGYGNRQNMG; the protein is encoded by the coding sequence ATGGCAGCAGCAGAAGACAAGTCACTGCTACCACGGCTGCCCGAGCTATTCGAAACCAGCAAGCAGCTTCTGGACGAAGTAGAAGTAGCGACTGAACCCACCGGTTCCCGGGTAGTCCAGGATAAGGTGTTCAAGGGACTGGACCTCCTTGAGAAGGCGGCTGAAATGATATCGCAGCTGGACTTGTTCAGCCGAAATGAAGACCTGGAGGAGATTGCTTCCAGCGACCTGAAGTACCTGATGGTGCCGGCATTTCAAGGAGCTCTCACCATGAAACAAGTCAGCCCCAGCAAGCGTCTGGGTCATTTGCAGCAGGCTCGAGAACACTTTCTAAACTACTTAACTCAGTGCCATTATTATCATGTGGCAGAATTTGAACTGCTCCAAATCAAGAACAACTCTGCTGAAAATAACACTGCAAGCTCTTCTATGGCTTATCCTAGCCTTGTTGCTATGGCCTCTCAAAGACAGGCTAAGATAGAGAGATACAAGCAGCAGAAGGAGATAGAGCACAGATTATCTACCCTGAAACCTTCTGTGGAAAGTGGCGAAGCAGACGACGAGCGTGTTCGTGAGTATTATCACCTTCACCTTCAGAGGTGGATTGGCATCAGCTTGGAAGAGATTGAGAGTATTGATCAAGAGATAAAGATTCTAAGAGAAAAAGACTCCTCAAAAGAGGCATCAACTTCTCGTTCATCTCTTCAGGACAGGCGTCCAGTAAAGCCTTTCATTCTCACCCGGGATGTGGCCCAAGCCAAGGTGTTTGGAGCTGGTTATCCAAGTCTGGCAACCATGACAGTGAGTGACTGGTATGATCAGCATCGGAAATACGGGGCATTACCAGATCAGGGAATCGCCAAGACAACAGAGTTCAAAAAGGCACCTCAACAACAGGAAGATGAGGAGCCAAAGGAGGAGGACCCTGATGGGGAAACCCTACACAGAGCCCGGGAGTGGGACGACTGGAAGGACACCCATCCTAGGGGTTATGGCAACCGACAGAACATGGGTTAA
- the LOC119508337 gene encoding podoplanin-like, with protein MTPGRPLRFGLELFSKLIMWISEDPGLPSFSSPPIPPKEKLAAGPPKDRLNGRDAEGPLLLCVLGSASLWVLAEGASTIRPEDGVVTPGVEDGTVSPGVEDGTVSPGVEDGAVSPGVEDGAVSPGVEDNLVTPGASEQPDKSAGLTTQGLTTTKSVTVIHVTDRTPLESTEESQKTTASNVGTGHSDGLTTVTLVGIIVGVSLATAFIGGVIYMVVRKTSGRYMP; from the exons ATGACCCCAGGGAGACCCCtacgctttggcctggagctattctccaaactcatcaTGTGGAtaa GCGAGGACCCGGGGCTGCCGAGCTTTTCCTCTCCCCCGATCCCCCCCAAAGAAAAACTAGCTGCTGGGCCCCCAAAAGATCGACTCAATGGGAGAGATGCTGAAGGACCACTTTTGCTCTGCGTTTTGGGAAGCGCGTCGCTCTGGGTGCTGGCAGAAGGAGCCAGCACTATCCGACCTGAAGATGGTGTGGTGACCCCAGGTGTGGAAGATGGCACCGTGTCCCCAGGTGTGGAAGATGGCACCGTGTCCCCAGGTGTGGAAGATGGCGCCGTGTCCCCAGGTGTGGAAGATGGCGCCGTGTCCCCAGGTGTGGAAGATAACTTGGTGACTCCAGGTGCCAGTGAACAGCCCGATAAGTCTGCTGGCTTGACAACTCAGGGACTGACAACTACAAAGAGTGTGACAGTCATTCACGTCACGGATCGGACACCTCtagaaagcacagaagaaagtCAGAAGACCACAGCCTCAAATGTGGGAACTGGTCACTCTGATGGTTTGACAACAGTAACCCTGGTTGGAATCATAGTTGGGGTCTCACTAGCCACTGCCTTCATCGGTGGAGTCATCTACATGGTTGTGCGAAAAACGTCAGGAAGATACATGCCCTAA